The proteins below come from a single Trachemys scripta elegans isolate TJP31775 chromosome 16, CAS_Tse_1.0, whole genome shotgun sequence genomic window:
- the SPRYD3 gene encoding SPRY domain-containing protein 3 isoform X2 translates to MDDLNLHYRFLNWRRRIREIREVRAVRYQERFKHILVDGDTLSYHGNSGEVGCYVAPRPLTKDNNYFEVSIVDSGVRGTIAVGLVPQYYSLDHQPGWLPDSVAYHADDGKLYNGRAKGRQFGTKCSSGDRIGCGIEPVSFEVQTAQIFFTKNGKRVGSTIMPLSPDGLFPAVGMHSLGEEVRLHLHAELGNEEDDSIMMVDSYEDEWGRLHDVKVCGTDYPKNRHPGWSRGSVAYHADDGKIFHGSGVGDPFGPRCYKGDIMGCGIMFPRDYILDSEGDSDDSCDTTDLKPKLRGVRNVMYLHQEVEEEEEEEEEDGEEMEQEHEGKKVVVFFTRNGKIIGKKDAVVPTGGFFPTIGMLSSGEKVKVDLHPLSG, encoded by the exons ATGGATGACTTGAACCTGCACTACCGGTTCCTGAACtggaggaggaggatccgggaGATCCGGGAGGTGCGGGCTGTCCGCTATCAGGAGAGATTCAAACACATTCTCGTCGACGGGGACACACTGAG TTACCATGGGAACTCTGGGGAGGTTGGCTGTTACGTTGCCCCCCGCCCACTGACCAAAGACAACAACTACTTTGAG GTGTCGATTGTGGACAGTGGTGTGCGGGGGACCATCGCCGTGGGCCTTGTGCCGCAGTATTACAGCCTGGACCATCAGCCGGGGTGGCTGCCTGATTCCGTGGCCTACCATGCTGACGACGGCAA GCTCTACAATGGCAGAGCAAAGGGCCGGCAGTTTGGGACGAAGTGCAGCTCGGGGGATCGGATCGGCTGCGGGATCGAGCCGGTTTCTTTTGAGGTCCAGACGGCCCAGATATTCTTCACCAAGAACGGAAAGAGG GTTGGCTCCACCATAATGCCGCTGTCCCCGGACGGGCTCTTCCCTGCCGTGGGGATGCACTCGCTGGGAGAAGAGGTTCGGCTCCACCTTCACGCCGAGCTGGGCAACGAGGAGGATGACAGTATCATGATGGTGGACAGCTATGAGGACGAGTGGGGCCGGCTTCACGACGTGAAGGTCTGCGGCACG GACTACCCGAAAAACCGCCATCCCGGCTGGAGCAGAGGATCTGTGGCCTACCATGCAG ATGACGGGAAGATCTTCCACGGGAGCGGCGTGGGAGACCCGTTCGGGCCCCGGTGCTACAAGGGCGACATTATGGGCTGCGGGATCATGTTCCCGCGGGATTACATCCTCGACAGCGAAG GTGACAGCGACGACAGCTGCGACACCACAGACCTGAAGCCCAAGCTGCGAGGTGTGCGGAATGTCATGTACTTGCaccaggaggtggaggaggaggaggaggaagaggaagaggacggggaggagatggagcaggaGCACGAAGGGAAGAAAGTGGTG GTGTTCTTCACACGCAACGGGAAGATCATTGGCAAGAAGGACGCGGTAGTGCCGACTGGCGGCTTCTTCCCCACCATCGGCATGCTGAGCAGCGGGGAGAAAGTCAAGGTGGACCTCCACCCACTCAGCGGCTAG
- the SPRYD3 gene encoding SPRY domain-containing protein 3 isoform X1 codes for MDDLNLHYRFLNWRRRIREIREVRAVRYQERFKHILVDGDTLSYHGNSGEVGCYVAPRPLTKDNNYFEVSIVDSGVRGTIAVGLVPQYYSLDHQPGWLPDSVAYHADDGKLYNGRAKGRQFGTKCSSGDRIGCGIEPVSFEVQTAQIFFTKNGKRVGSTIMPLSPDGLFPAVGMHSLGEEVRLHLHAELGNEEDDSIMMVDSYEDEWGRLHDVKVCGTLLEYVGKGKSIIDVGLAQARHPLSTRSHYFEVEIVDPGEKCYIALGLARKDYPKNRHPGWSRGSVAYHADDGKIFHGSGVGDPFGPRCYKGDIMGCGIMFPRDYILDSEGDSDDSCDTTDLKPKLRGVRNVMYLHQEVEEEEEEEEEDGEEMEQEHEGKKVVVFFTRNGKIIGKKDAVVPTGGFFPTIGMLSSGEKVKVDLHPLSG; via the exons ATGGATGACTTGAACCTGCACTACCGGTTCCTGAACtggaggaggaggatccgggaGATCCGGGAGGTGCGGGCTGTCCGCTATCAGGAGAGATTCAAACACATTCTCGTCGACGGGGACACACTGAG TTACCATGGGAACTCTGGGGAGGTTGGCTGTTACGTTGCCCCCCGCCCACTGACCAAAGACAACAACTACTTTGAG GTGTCGATTGTGGACAGTGGTGTGCGGGGGACCATCGCCGTGGGCCTTGTGCCGCAGTATTACAGCCTGGACCATCAGCCGGGGTGGCTGCCTGATTCCGTGGCCTACCATGCTGACGACGGCAA GCTCTACAATGGCAGAGCAAAGGGCCGGCAGTTTGGGACGAAGTGCAGCTCGGGGGATCGGATCGGCTGCGGGATCGAGCCGGTTTCTTTTGAGGTCCAGACGGCCCAGATATTCTTCACCAAGAACGGAAAGAGG GTTGGCTCCACCATAATGCCGCTGTCCCCGGACGGGCTCTTCCCTGCCGTGGGGATGCACTCGCTGGGAGAAGAGGTTCGGCTCCACCTTCACGCCGAGCTGGGCAACGAGGAGGATGACAGTATCATGATGGTGGACAGCTATGAGGACGAGTGGGGCCGGCTTCACGACGTGAAGGTCTGCGGCACG ctcctggagtaCGTGGGCAAGGGAAAGAGCATCATCGACGTTGGGCTGGCCCAGGCAAGGCATCCCCTGAGCACCAGGAGCCACTACTTTGAGGTGGAGATCGTAGACCCCGGGGAGAAGTGCTATATCGCGCTAGGCCTGGCCCGGAAG GACTACCCGAAAAACCGCCATCCCGGCTGGAGCAGAGGATCTGTGGCCTACCATGCAG ATGACGGGAAGATCTTCCACGGGAGCGGCGTGGGAGACCCGTTCGGGCCCCGGTGCTACAAGGGCGACATTATGGGCTGCGGGATCATGTTCCCGCGGGATTACATCCTCGACAGCGAAG GTGACAGCGACGACAGCTGCGACACCACAGACCTGAAGCCCAAGCTGCGAGGTGTGCGGAATGTCATGTACTTGCaccaggaggtggaggaggaggaggaggaagaggaagaggacggggaggagatggagcaggaGCACGAAGGGAAGAAAGTGGTG GTGTTCTTCACACGCAACGGGAAGATCATTGGCAAGAAGGACGCGGTAGTGCCGACTGGCGGCTTCTTCCCCACCATCGGCATGCTGAGCAGCGGGGAGAAAGTCAAGGTGGACCTCCACCCACTCAGCGGCTAG
- the SPRYD3 gene encoding SPRY domain-containing protein 3 isoform X3: MPLSPDGLFPAVGMHSLGEEVRLHLHAELGNEEDDSIMMVDSYEDEWGRLHDVKVCGTLLEYVGKGKSIIDVGLAQARHPLSTRSHYFEVEIVDPGEKCYIALGLARKDYPKNRHPGWSRGSVAYHADDGKIFHGSGVGDPFGPRCYKGDIMGCGIMFPRDYILDSEGDSDDSCDTTDLKPKLRGVRNVMYLHQEVEEEEEEEEEDGEEMEQEHEGKKVVVFFTRNGKIIGKKDAVVPTGGFFPTIGMLSSGEKVKVDLHPLSG, translated from the exons ATGCCGCTGTCCCCGGACGGGCTCTTCCCTGCCGTGGGGATGCACTCGCTGGGAGAAGAGGTTCGGCTCCACCTTCACGCCGAGCTGGGCAACGAGGAGGATGACAGTATCATGATGGTGGACAGCTATGAGGACGAGTGGGGCCGGCTTCACGACGTGAAGGTCTGCGGCACG ctcctggagtaCGTGGGCAAGGGAAAGAGCATCATCGACGTTGGGCTGGCCCAGGCAAGGCATCCCCTGAGCACCAGGAGCCACTACTTTGAGGTGGAGATCGTAGACCCCGGGGAGAAGTGCTATATCGCGCTAGGCCTGGCCCGGAAG GACTACCCGAAAAACCGCCATCCCGGCTGGAGCAGAGGATCTGTGGCCTACCATGCAG ATGACGGGAAGATCTTCCACGGGAGCGGCGTGGGAGACCCGTTCGGGCCCCGGTGCTACAAGGGCGACATTATGGGCTGCGGGATCATGTTCCCGCGGGATTACATCCTCGACAGCGAAG GTGACAGCGACGACAGCTGCGACACCACAGACCTGAAGCCCAAGCTGCGAGGTGTGCGGAATGTCATGTACTTGCaccaggaggtggaggaggaggaggaggaagaggaagaggacggggaggagatggagcaggaGCACGAAGGGAAGAAAGTGGTG GTGTTCTTCACACGCAACGGGAAGATCATTGGCAAGAAGGACGCGGTAGTGCCGACTGGCGGCTTCTTCCCCACCATCGGCATGCTGAGCAGCGGGGAGAAAGTCAAGGTGGACCTCCACCCACTCAGCGGCTAG